Proteins co-encoded in one Plectropomus leopardus isolate mb chromosome 14, YSFRI_Pleo_2.0, whole genome shotgun sequence genomic window:
- the LOC121953202 gene encoding protein FAM98B-like: protein MSDCENTDEKHGRNMRGQGDFDEEGGPGGRGGHRGGHRGGPGGPGGHGGHGGHGDFGGRGGRGGRGGPGGRGGRGGHAGHGGHCGDDE, encoded by the exons ATGAGTGACT GTGAAAACACG GATGAAAAACATGGACGGAATATGAGAGGACAAGGTGATTTTGATGAGGAGGGTGGTCCTGGTGGTCGAGGCGGTCATCGTGGCGGTCATCGTGGTGGTCCTGGCGGTCCTGGCGGTCATGGCGGTCATGGCGGTCATGGCGACTTTGGTGGCCGTGGTGGCCGTGGCGGCCGTGGCGGTCCTGGCGGCCGTGGTGGCCGTGGTGGTCATGCTGGTCATGGCGGTCATTGTGGTGACGATGAATGA
- the mthfd1b gene encoding C-1-tetrahydrofolate synthase, cytoplasmic: protein MSAQIISGKEVSAQVRERLKKDVEQMKLQDPNFRPGLVVLQVGDRDDSNLYISMKLKAAEEIGINATHMKLPKTATEAEILHSITQVNENSSVHGLIVQLPLDSIHKIDTEKVTNHVAPEKDVDGLTSINAGKLSRGDLGDCFIPCTPNGCMELIRQTGVSVAGKRAVVIGRSKIVGAPMHDLLLWSHATVTTCHSKTADLPGEVSKADILVVGIGKAEMVKGEWIKKGAVVIDCGINHIPDETKASGKRVVGDVHYASAKEQAGFITPVPGGVGPMTVAMLMANTVLSAKRFLESHQPGKWNISYTKLNLQKPVPSDIVVSRSVVPKPIDCLAREVGLLSDEVELYGKTKAKVQLNIIKRLQAQPDGKYVVVTGITPTPLGEGKSTTTIGLVQALGAHMKLNVFACVRQPSQGPTFGIKGGAAGGGYSQVIPMEEFNLHLTGDIHAITAANNLVAAAIDARMFHESTQTDKALYNRLVPLSGGQRKFSPIQINRLKKLGIEKTDPSTLTEEEITRFARLDIDPSSVTWQRVLDTNDRFLRKITIGQAPTEKGYTREAQFDITVASEIMAVLALTSSLEDMRQRLAKMVVATSRGGQPITTEDLGVSGALTVLMKDAIKPNLMQTLEGTPVFVHAGPFANIAHGNSSILADKIALKLVGPEGFVVTEAGFGADIGMEKFFNIKCRYSGLRPHVVVLVATVRALKMHGGGPTVTAGMPLPKEYTEENLELLEKGCSNMRKQIENAQHFGVPVVVAVNGFKTDTEAELDLVCSVAKAAGAFDAVRCSHWAEGGAGAVALGQAVQRASEAPSKFKFLYELELPIADKIRIIAQKIYGADDIELLPEAQHKVELYTKQGFSNLPICMAKTHLSLSHEADKKGVPKGFILPIRDIRASVGSGFLFPLVGTMPTIPGLPTRPCFYDIDLDPETEQVNGLF from the exons ATGTCAGCCCAAATCATAAGCGGGAAAGAGGTTTCAGC GCAGGTGAGGGAGCGTCTGAAGAAGGATGTGGAGCAGATGAAGCTCCAGGACCCAAACTTCAGACCTGGTCTAGTGGTTTTGCAG GTTGGAGACCGGGATGATTCAAATCTGTACATCAGCATGAAGCTGAAGGCAGCAGAAGAG ATTGGAATAAATGCAACGCATATGAAACTTCCCAAGACTGCAACGGAGGCAGAG attCTTCACAGCATCACTCAGGTGAACGAGAACTCGTCTGTCCACGGCCTCATCGTGCAGCTGCCTTTAGACTCCATCCACAAGATCGACACGGAGAAAGTCACCAACCACGTGGCCCCAGAGAAAGATGTAGACGG ACTGACCAGTATTAATGCAGGAAAGCTGTCTCGTGGGGATCTGGGTGACTGCTTCATCCCCTGCACACCAAACGGCTGCATGGAGTTGATCAGACAAACTG GTGTGTCTGTGGCAGGAAAGAGAGCGGTAGTGATTGGTCGCAGCAAGATCGTGGGCGCACCGATGCACGACCTGCTGCTGTGGAGCCACGCCACTGTCACCACCTGCCACTCGAAAACCGCTGATCTCCCTGGAGAG GTGAGCAAAGCAGACATCCTGGTCGTCGGCATCGGAAAAGCTGAGATGGTGAAAGGAGAGTGGATCAAGAAGGGAGCAGTCGTCATCGACTGTGGTATTAACCACATCCCAG aCGAGACTAAAGCAAGTGGGAAGCGGGTGGTGGGTGATGTCCACTACGCCTCAGCCAAAGAGCAGGCCGGCTTCATCACGCCTGTGCCCGGAGGTGTGGGACCCATGACTGTGGCTATGCTGATGGCG aaCACGGTGTTGAGTGCAAAGCGTTTCTTGGAGAGCCACCAACCAGGAAAGTGGAATATTTCTTATACCAAACTCAACCTCCAGAAGCCCGTGCCGAG CGACATTGTGGTTTCTCGCTCTGTGGTGCCCAAACCCATCGACTGTCTAGCAAGAGAGGTTGGCCTGTTGTCCGATGAGGTGGAGCTCTACGGGAAGACCAAGGCCAAGGTTCAGCTGAATATCATCAAGCGGCTGCAGGCCCAGCCAGACGGCAAATATGTGGTGGTCACTGG catTACACCCACCCCCCTTGGTGAAGGAAAGAGCACCACCACCATCGGCTTGGTCCAGGCGCTGGGAGCACACATGAAGCTTAATGTGTTTGCTTGTGTCCGACAGCCTTCGCAGGGACCCACCTTTGGCATTAAAG GTGGTGCTGCAGGTGGTGGATATTCTCAAGTCATTCCAATGGAAGAG TTTAACCTCCATCTCACCGGTGACATTCACGCCATCACGGCTGCCAACAACTTGGTGGCTGCTGCCATCGATGCTCGCATGTTCCATGAGTCTACACAAACTGACAAG GCTCTGTATAACCGCTTGGTCCCGCTCAGTGGAGGACAGAGAAAGTTCTCTCCCATCCAGATCAACAGACTGAAA AAACTGGGCATAGAGAAGACTGATCCCTCCACTCTGACTGAAGAAGAGATCACCCGCTTTGCCCGCCTGGACATAGACCCCAGCTCTGTCACCTGGCAAAGAG TGTTGGATACCAACGATCGATTCCTGAGGAAGATCACCATCGGCCAGGCGCCAACTGAAAAGGGATACACAAGAGAG GCTCAgtttgacatcacagtggcCAGTGAAATCATGGCGGTGCTCGCCCTCACCAGCAGCCTTGAGGACATGCGTCAGCGTCTGGCAAAGATGGTCGTTGCCACCAGCCGCGGAGGACAGCCCATCACCACTGAGGACCTG gGTGTGAGTGGTGCTCTAACTGTGCTAATGAAAGATGCCATCAAGCCAAACCTAATGCAGACCTTGGAG GGGACgcctgtgtttgtgcatgctgGCCCATTTGCCAACATCGCTCATGGCAACTCCTCCATCCTGGCTGATAAAATAGCTTTGAAGCTGGTGGGACCTGAGGGCTTTGTAG TGACGGAGGCTGGCTTTGGTGCTGACATCGGCATGGAAAAGTTCTTCAACATCAAGTGTCGATACTCAGGCCTCAGACCCCACGTGGTGGTGCTGGTGGCCACCGTCCGAGCTTTGAAGATGCACGGGGGAGGTCCGACA gtCACTGCAGGAATGCCACTGCCTAAGGAATACACTGAGGAG AACCTTGAGCTGCTGGAGAAGGGCTGCAGCAACATGAGGAAGCAGATAGAGAACGCACAGCACTTCGGCGTGCCAGTGGTGGTGGCTGTTAATGGTTTCAA GACCGACACCGAGGCTGAGCTGGACCTTGTCTGCAGCGTGGCCAAAGCCGCAGGAGCCTTCGATGCCGTGCGCTGCTCGCACTGGGCTGAAGGTGGAGCAGGTGCAGTGGCCCTTGGTCAGGCTGTCCAGAGGGCCTCCGAAGCCCCGAGCAAATTCAAGTTCCTCTATGAATTGGAG CTTCCTATTGCTGATAAGATCCGAATAATCGCCCAGAAGATCTACGGGGCGGATGATATTGAGCTTCTCCCTGAGGCTCAACACAAGGTGGAGCTCTACACCAAACAG GGCTTTAGCAATCTGCCAATCTGCATGGCAAAGACTCACCTGTCGCTCTCCCACGAGGCAGACAAGAAGGGTGTGCCCAAAGGGTTCATCCTACCAATCAGAGACATCCGAGCCAGTGTGGGCTCTGGCTTTCTGTTCCCGCTGGTTGGCACG ATGCCCACCATCCCTGGTCTGCCCACCAGGCCTTGTTTCTACGACATTGACCTGGACCCTGAGACTGAACAGGTCAATGGGCTCTTCTAA
- the c14h14orf28 gene encoding uncharacterized protein C14orf28 homolog isoform X2 yields the protein MESRFCVLSDTEELQTLISNTENNLHFERSKTLFEEIRASINNNDEEDRSFWRPVLPWGGVFAIKAGRKAISCTPLYVKINLKNTCTIDGFLMILYVILRDNQGFSRELAVFLGKQFVDYFLYLMDSCDYTTVKMLWIWDRMSKRQYRSEIHQAALEIDLFGNEHENFTENLENLMTTIQESLCTNWGCPARFQEFRTSISIRCNGLREFSQRVFCHGPPPFVILNMQQWKSEELSYVPYHLDLCQHRYLLEGATLFNKEEHHYSAAFQIDGCWMHYDGLRSDNLILLHKPPELLLLSSLVYIRASNK from the exons ATGGAGAGCAGATTCTGTGTTTTGAGCGACACTGAAGAGCTCCAAACGCTGATTTCAAACACTGAGAACAATCTCCATTTCGAAAG GTCCAAGACCCTGTTTGAAGAAATTCGTGCCTCCATTAACAACAATGACGAGGAGGACCGCTCCTTCTGGAGGCCTGTGCTCCCATGGGGAGGCGTCTTTGCCATTAAAGCGGGGCGAAAGGCCATATCATGCACACCTCTGTACGTAAAAATCAACCTAAAAAACACCTGCACCATCGATGGCTTCCTCATGATCCTGTATGTGATCCTGCGGGACAACCAGGGCTTCTCCAGGGAGCTGGCTGTCTTCCTGGGAAAGCAGTTTGTGGACTACTTCCTCTACCTGATGGACTCCTGTGACTACACCACCGTGAAGATGCTGTGGATCTGGGACCGGATGTCCAAGAGACAGTACCGCTCTGAGATCCACCAAGCAGCTCTGGAGATTGACCTGTTTGGGAACGAGCACGAGAACTTCACAGAGAACCTGGAGAACCTCATGACCACCATACAGGAGAGTCTGTGCACCAACTGGGGCTGCCCGGCCCGCTTCCAGGAGTTCAGGACCAGCATCAGCATCAG GTGTAACGGTCTGAGAGAGTTCTCTCAGAGGGTTTTCTGCCATGGTCCGCCACCGTTTGTCATTCTCAACATGCAGCAGTGGAAGTCAGAGGAACTGTCCTACGTTCCCTACCATCTGGATCTCTGTCAGCACAG GTACTTACTAGAGGGCGCCACACTCTTCAACAAGGAGGAGCATCACTACTCTGCAGCCTTCCAGATAGACGGCTGCTGGATGCACTACGACGGTCTGAGGAGCGACAATCTGATCCTGTTACACAAGCCGCCAGAGCTCCTGCTGCTGTCCTCTCTGGTCTACATCCGTGCCTCCAACAAGTGA
- the c14h14orf28 gene encoding uncharacterized protein C14orf28 homolog isoform X1, with amino-acid sequence MESRFCVLSDTEELQTLISNTENNLHFERSKTLFEEIRASINNNDEEDRSFWRPVLPWGGVFAIKAGRKAISCTPLYVKINLKNTCTIDGFLMILYVILRDNQGFSRELAVFLGKQFVDYFLYLMDSCDYTTVKMLWIWDRMSKRQYRSEIHQAALEIDLFGNEHENFTENLENLMTTIQESLCTNWGCPARFQEFRTSISISPPHELPHRDPIQSAVDEFFCPKLLLCSELGCNGLREFSQRVFCHGPPPFVILNMQQWKSEELSYVPYHLDLCQHRYLLEGATLFNKEEHHYSAAFQIDGCWMHYDGLRSDNLILLHKPPELLLLSSLVYIRASNK; translated from the exons ATGGAGAGCAGATTCTGTGTTTTGAGCGACACTGAAGAGCTCCAAACGCTGATTTCAAACACTGAGAACAATCTCCATTTCGAAAG GTCCAAGACCCTGTTTGAAGAAATTCGTGCCTCCATTAACAACAATGACGAGGAGGACCGCTCCTTCTGGAGGCCTGTGCTCCCATGGGGAGGCGTCTTTGCCATTAAAGCGGGGCGAAAGGCCATATCATGCACACCTCTGTACGTAAAAATCAACCTAAAAAACACCTGCACCATCGATGGCTTCCTCATGATCCTGTATGTGATCCTGCGGGACAACCAGGGCTTCTCCAGGGAGCTGGCTGTCTTCCTGGGAAAGCAGTTTGTGGACTACTTCCTCTACCTGATGGACTCCTGTGACTACACCACCGTGAAGATGCTGTGGATCTGGGACCGGATGTCCAAGAGACAGTACCGCTCTGAGATCCACCAAGCAGCTCTGGAGATTGACCTGTTTGGGAACGAGCACGAGAACTTCACAGAGAACCTGGAGAACCTCATGACCACCATACAGGAGAGTCTGTGCACCAACTGGGGCTGCCCGGCCCGCTTCCAGGAGTTCAGGACCAGCATCAGCATCAG CCCTCCTCATGAGCTGCCTCACAGAGACCCCATTCAGTCGGCTGTGGACGAGTTTTTCTGCCCTaaactgctgctctgctcaGAACTggg GTGTAACGGTCTGAGAGAGTTCTCTCAGAGGGTTTTCTGCCATGGTCCGCCACCGTTTGTCATTCTCAACATGCAGCAGTGGAAGTCAGAGGAACTGTCCTACGTTCCCTACCATCTGGATCTCTGTCAGCACAG GTACTTACTAGAGGGCGCCACACTCTTCAACAAGGAGGAGCATCACTACTCTGCAGCCTTCCAGATAGACGGCTGCTGGATGCACTACGACGGTCTGAGGAGCGACAATCTGATCCTGTTACACAAGCCGCCAGAGCTCCTGCTGCTGTCCTCTCTGGTCTACATCCGTGCCTCCAACAAGTGA